From a single Phocoena sinus isolate mPhoSin1 chromosome 1, mPhoSin1.pri, whole genome shotgun sequence genomic region:
- the ZC3H11A gene encoding zinc finger CCCH domain-containing protein 11A isoform X14, with translation MPNQGEDCYFFFYSTCTKGDSCPFRHCEAALGNETVCTLWQEGRCFRQVCRFRHMEIDKKRSEIPCYWENQPVGCQKLNCAFHHNRGRFVDGLFLPPSKTVLPTVPESPEEEVKASQLTVQQSKLSVQSNPSPQLRSIMKVESSENVPSPTHPPVVINAADDDEDDDDQFSEEGDETKTPTLQPTPEVHNGLRVASARKPGVNLKQEGSSGVSSLLLQPQTIPGPEKENVRTVVRTVTLSNKQGEEPLVRLSLTERLGKHKFSGGCDGDPPLKHSLAQRLGKKVEAPETDTDRTPKKVQVSKSLKERLGMSAALNNEEAAAERITKVAEIHVKTLEEILLERASQKRGELHTKLKTEGPSKVDDSTTGTRTSSTVRIKTFSEVLAEKKHRQQEAERQKSKKDVTCIKLKTDNEIKKTVVLPPVVVSRGQSEEPAGRAKSMQEVHIKTLEEIKLEKALRVQQSSESRTSSQPQPEATLGARRLLQITKRTGIKEERKLKEESVVASQSSVTRTEAKETSDETTAVDITKIQVKRCETVREKHVQKLSEKGTSQKEKSVLTLLRGDLDTCNTQLAEKPVLATMPDITRLLTKRPHSKISQKTEVETSGIGHSKLNVKGATQTLEKRGKAKPKMNVKPSVAKVVSSHKVAQKRRAVEAHSAVIASVKPLTSSSVLQKSPAKKAAVAVVPLLSEDKSVTVPETEKPRDSFVLPPTQSSSDPSPPEVSGPSSSQVATKTRRLSSASTGKPLLSMEDDFEKLIWEISGGKLEAEIDLDPGKDEDDLLLELSEMIDS, from the exons ATGCCTAATCAAGGCGAagactgctatttttttttctattctacatGTACTAAA GGTGACAGTTGTCCATTCCGTCACTGTGAAGCTGCATTAGGAAATGAAACTGTTTGCACATTATGGCAGGAAGGGCGCTGTTTTCGACAGGTGTGCAGGTTTCGGCACATGGAGATTGAT AAAAAACGCAGTGAGATTCCTTGTTATTGGGAAAATCAGCCAGTGGGATGTCAGAAACTAAACTGTGCTTTTCATCACAACAGAGGACGTTTTGTTGATGGCCTTTTCCTACCTCCAAGCAAAA CTGTGTTGCCCACTGTGCCTGAGTCACCAGAAGAGGAAGTGAAGGCTAGCCAGCTCACAGTTCAGCAGAGCAAATTATCTGTCCAGTCTAATCCCTCTCCTCAACTGCGAAGTATTATGAAAGTCGAAAGTTCAGAAAATGTTCCTAGCCCTACACACCCACCAGTGGTAATCAACGCTGCGGATGATGACGAAGACGATGATG ATCAGTTTTCTGAGGAAGGTGATGAAACCAAAACACCTACCCTGCAACCAACTCCTGAAGTTCATAATGGATTACGAGTGGCTTCTGCCCGGAAACCTGGGGTCAATTTAAAACAAG AAGGTTCTTCAGGAGTTTCCAGTCTTTTACTCCAACCACAGACCATTCCAGGTCCTGAAAAAGAGAATGTCCGGACTGTGGTGAGGACAGTAACTCTGTCCAACAAACAAG GAGAAGAACCTTTGGTAAGATTGAGTCTAACCGAGAGACTGGGGAAACACAAATTTTCAGGAG GTTGCGACGGTGATCCTCCATTAAAGCATAGCCTTGCACAAAGGCTAGGGAAGAAAGTTGAAGCTCCAGAGACTGACACTGACAGAACACCAAAGAAAG ttcaaGTTTCCAAGTCTCTGAAGGAGCGATTAGGCATGTCAGCTGCTCTAAACAATGAGGAGGCAGCAG CAGAGAGAATTACTAAAGTTGCTGAGATCCACGTGAAGACATTAGAAGAAATTCTTCTCGAAAGAGCCAGTCAAAAACGTGGAGAATTGCACACTAAACTCAAGACAGAAGGACCTTCAAAAGTTGATGATTCTACAACAGGAACAAGAACCTCCTCCACTGTCCGCATCAAAACGTTCTCTGAGGTCTTGGCTGAAAAGAAACACCGgcagcaggaagcagagagacaaaaaagcaaaaaggacGTAACCTGCATCAAGCTAAAGActgataatgaaattaaaaaaacagtggTTTTGCCACCTGTAGTAGTCAGCAGAGGACAGTCAGAGGAACCTGCAGGTAGAGCGAAGTCTATGCAGGAAGTGCATATCAAGACGCTGGAGGAAATTAAACTGGAGAAGGCTCTGAGGGTGCAGCAGAGTTCTGAGAGCAGAACCAGCTCCCAGCCTCAGCCTGAGGCCACCCTGGGGGCAAGACGGCTTCTCCAGATCACTAAAAGAACAG GtataaaagaagagaggaaacttAAAGAAGAAAGTGTTGTTGCTTCTCAGAGCAGTGTTACTAGAACAGAGGCTAAAGAG acttcagatgagaccacagcaGTTGACATCACTAAAATTCAAGTCAAGAGATGTGAGACAGTGAGAGAAAAGCATGTGCAGAAACTGTCGGAGAAGGGAACCTCACAGAAGGAAAAATCAGTTTTGACACTCCTTCGGGGAGATTTAGACACTTGCAACACCCAGTTAGCAGAGAAACCAGTGCTCGCTACCATGCCAGACATCACACGGCTCCTGACTAAACGGCCTCATTCAAAGATATCCCAGAAGACAGAGGTGGAAACCTCAGGGATTGGGCACTCAAAACTGAATGTGAAAGGTGCAACACAGACCTTGGAAAAAAGGGGTAAAG CTAAACCTAAAATGAATGTGAAGCCATCTGTGGCTAAAGTTGTCTCATCACACAAAGTGGCCCAAAAACGCAGGGCAGTGGAGGCCCACTCTGCTGTCATTGCATCTGTGAAACCACTCACCTCCAGCAGTGTCCTGCAGAAAAGCCCAGCCAAAAAAGCAGCTGTG GCTGTTGTCCCACTTCTCTCTGAAGACAAATCAGTCACTGTGCCTGAGACAGAAAAACCTAGAGACAG ttttgtgCTGCCTCCAACCCAGTCCTCTTCAGATCCTTCCCCACCAGAAGTATCTGGCCCTTCCTCATCCCAGGTGGCCACAAAAACTCGCCGACTCAGCTCTGCCTCAACAGGAAAGCCGCTACTGTCTATGGAGGATGATTTTGAGAAATTAATATGGGAGATTTCAGGAGGCAAATTAGAAGCTGAGATTGACCTGGATCCTGGGAAGGATGAAGATGACCTTCTGCTTGAGCTATCAGAAATGATTGATAGCTGA
- the ZC3H11A gene encoding zinc finger CCCH domain-containing protein 11A isoform X1: MPNQGEDCYFFFYSTCTKGDSCPFRHCEAALGNETVCTLWQEGRCFRQVCRFRHMEIDKKRSEIPCYWENQPVGCQKLNCAFHHNRGRFVDGLFLPPSKTVLPTVPESPEEEVKASQLTVQQSKLSVQSNPSPQLRSIMKVESSENVPSPTHPPVVINAADDDEDDDDQFSEEGDETKTPTLQPTPEVHNGLRVASARKPGVNLKQGECLNFGIKTLEEIKSKKMKEKSKKQGDSLYLEGSSGVSSLLLQPQTIPGPEKENVRTVVRTVTLSNKQGEEPLVRLSLTERLGKHKFSGGCDGDPPLKHSLAQRLGKKVEAPETDTDRTPKKVQVSKSLKERLGMSAALNNEEAAAERITKVAEIHVKTLEEILLERASQKRGELHTKLKTEGPSKVDDSTTGTRTSSTVRIKTFSEVLAEKKHRQQEAERQKSKKDVTCIKLKTDNEIKKTVVLPPVVVSRGQSEEPAGRAKSMQEVHIKTLEEIKLEKALRVQQSSESRTSSQPQPEATLGARRLLQITKRTGIKEERKLKEESVVASQSSVTRTEAKETSDETTAVDITKIQVKRCETVREKHVQKLSEKGTSQKEKSVLTLLRGDLDTCNTQLAEKPVLATMPDITRLLTKRPHSKISQKTEVETSGIGHSKLNVKGATQTLEKRGKAKPKMNVKPSVAKVVSSHKVAQKRRAVEAHSAVIASVKPLTSSSVLQKSPAKKAAVAVVPLLSEDKSVTVPETEKPRDSFVLPPTQSSSDPSPPEVSGPSSSQVATKTRRLSSASTGKPLLSMEDDFEKLIWEISGGKLEAEIDLDPGKDEDDLLLELSEMIDS, encoded by the exons ATGCCTAATCAAGGCGAagactgctatttttttttctattctacatGTACTAAA GGTGACAGTTGTCCATTCCGTCACTGTGAAGCTGCATTAGGAAATGAAACTGTTTGCACATTATGGCAGGAAGGGCGCTGTTTTCGACAGGTGTGCAGGTTTCGGCACATGGAGATTGAT AAAAAACGCAGTGAGATTCCTTGTTATTGGGAAAATCAGCCAGTGGGATGTCAGAAACTAAACTGTGCTTTTCATCACAACAGAGGACGTTTTGTTGATGGCCTTTTCCTACCTCCAAGCAAAA CTGTGTTGCCCACTGTGCCTGAGTCACCAGAAGAGGAAGTGAAGGCTAGCCAGCTCACAGTTCAGCAGAGCAAATTATCTGTCCAGTCTAATCCCTCTCCTCAACTGCGAAGTATTATGAAAGTCGAAAGTTCAGAAAATGTTCCTAGCCCTACACACCCACCAGTGGTAATCAACGCTGCGGATGATGACGAAGACGATGATG ATCAGTTTTCTGAGGAAGGTGATGAAACCAAAACACCTACCCTGCAACCAACTCCTGAAGTTCATAATGGATTACGAGTGGCTTCTGCCCGGAAACCTGGGGTCAATTTAAAACAAG GTGAATGTTTGAATTTTGGGATAAAAACTCTTGAAGaaattaaatcaaagaaaatgaaggaaaaatcaaAGAAGCAAGGTG acTCTCTATATTTAGAAGGTTCTTCAGGAGTTTCCAGTCTTTTACTCCAACCACAGACCATTCCAGGTCCTGAAAAAGAGAATGTCCGGACTGTGGTGAGGACAGTAACTCTGTCCAACAAACAAG GAGAAGAACCTTTGGTAAGATTGAGTCTAACCGAGAGACTGGGGAAACACAAATTTTCAGGAG GTTGCGACGGTGATCCTCCATTAAAGCATAGCCTTGCACAAAGGCTAGGGAAGAAAGTTGAAGCTCCAGAGACTGACACTGACAGAACACCAAAGAAAG ttcaaGTTTCCAAGTCTCTGAAGGAGCGATTAGGCATGTCAGCTGCTCTAAACAATGAGGAGGCAGCAG CAGAGAGAATTACTAAAGTTGCTGAGATCCACGTGAAGACATTAGAAGAAATTCTTCTCGAAAGAGCCAGTCAAAAACGTGGAGAATTGCACACTAAACTCAAGACAGAAGGACCTTCAAAAGTTGATGATTCTACAACAGGAACAAGAACCTCCTCCACTGTCCGCATCAAAACGTTCTCTGAGGTCTTGGCTGAAAAGAAACACCGgcagcaggaagcagagagacaaaaaagcaaaaaggacGTAACCTGCATCAAGCTAAAGActgataatgaaattaaaaaaacagtggTTTTGCCACCTGTAGTAGTCAGCAGAGGACAGTCAGAGGAACCTGCAGGTAGAGCGAAGTCTATGCAGGAAGTGCATATCAAGACGCTGGAGGAAATTAAACTGGAGAAGGCTCTGAGGGTGCAGCAGAGTTCTGAGAGCAGAACCAGCTCCCAGCCTCAGCCTGAGGCCACCCTGGGGGCAAGACGGCTTCTCCAGATCACTAAAAGAACAG GtataaaagaagagaggaaacttAAAGAAGAAAGTGTTGTTGCTTCTCAGAGCAGTGTTACTAGAACAGAGGCTAAAGAG acttcagatgagaccacagcaGTTGACATCACTAAAATTCAAGTCAAGAGATGTGAGACAGTGAGAGAAAAGCATGTGCAGAAACTGTCGGAGAAGGGAACCTCACAGAAGGAAAAATCAGTTTTGACACTCCTTCGGGGAGATTTAGACACTTGCAACACCCAGTTAGCAGAGAAACCAGTGCTCGCTACCATGCCAGACATCACACGGCTCCTGACTAAACGGCCTCATTCAAAGATATCCCAGAAGACAGAGGTGGAAACCTCAGGGATTGGGCACTCAAAACTGAATGTGAAAGGTGCAACACAGACCTTGGAAAAAAGGGGTAAAG CTAAACCTAAAATGAATGTGAAGCCATCTGTGGCTAAAGTTGTCTCATCACACAAAGTGGCCCAAAAACGCAGGGCAGTGGAGGCCCACTCTGCTGTCATTGCATCTGTGAAACCACTCACCTCCAGCAGTGTCCTGCAGAAAAGCCCAGCCAAAAAAGCAGCTGTG GCTGTTGTCCCACTTCTCTCTGAAGACAAATCAGTCACTGTGCCTGAGACAGAAAAACCTAGAGACAG ttttgtgCTGCCTCCAACCCAGTCCTCTTCAGATCCTTCCCCACCAGAAGTATCTGGCCCTTCCTCATCCCAGGTGGCCACAAAAACTCGCCGACTCAGCTCTGCCTCAACAGGAAAGCCGCTACTGTCTATGGAGGATGATTTTGAGAAATTAATATGGGAGATTTCAGGAGGCAAATTAGAAGCTGAGATTGACCTGGATCCTGGGAAGGATGAAGATGACCTTCTGCTTGAGCTATCAGAAATGATTGATAGCTGA
- the ZC3H11A gene encoding zinc finger CCCH domain-containing protein 11A isoform X7 → MPNQGEDCYFFFYSTCTKGDSCPFRHCEAALGNETVCTLWQEGRCFRQVCRFRHMEIDKKRSEIPCYWENQPVGCQKLNCAFHHNRGRFVDGLFLPPSKTVLPTVPESPEEEVKASQLTVQQSKLSVQSNPSPQLRSIMKVESSENVPSPTHPPVVINAADDDEDDDDQFSEEGDETKTPTLQPTPEVHNGLRVASARKPGVNLKQGECLNFGIKTLEEIKSKKMKEKSKKQGEGSSGVSSLLLQPQTIPGPEKENVRTVVRTVTLSNKQGEEPLVRLSLTERLGKHKFSGGCDGDPPLKHSLAQRLGKKVEAPETDTDRTPKKVQVSKSLKERLGMSAALNNEEAAAERITKVAEIHVKTLEEILLERASQKRGELHTKLKTEGPSKVDDSTTGTRTSSTVRIKTFSEVLAEKKHRQQEAERQKSKKDVTCIKLKTDNEIKKTVVLPPVVVSRGQSEEPAGRAKSMQEVHIKTLEEIKLEKALRVQQSSESRTSSQPQPEATLGARRLLQITKRTGIKEERKLKEESVVASQSSVTRTEAKETSDETTAVDITKIQVKRCETVREKHVQKLSEKGTSQKEKSVLTLLRGDLDTCNTQLAEKPVLATMPDITRLLTKRPHSKISQKTEVETSGIGHSKLNVKGATQTLEKRAKPKMNVKPSVAKVVSSHKVAQKRRAVEAHSAVIASVKPLTSSSVLQKSPAKKAAVAVVPLLSEDKSVTVPETEKPRDSFVLPPTQSSSDPSPPEVSGPSSSQVATKTRRLSSASTGKPLLSMEDDFEKLIWEISGGKLEAEIDLDPGKDEDDLLLELSEMIDS, encoded by the exons ATGCCTAATCAAGGCGAagactgctatttttttttctattctacatGTACTAAA GGTGACAGTTGTCCATTCCGTCACTGTGAAGCTGCATTAGGAAATGAAACTGTTTGCACATTATGGCAGGAAGGGCGCTGTTTTCGACAGGTGTGCAGGTTTCGGCACATGGAGATTGAT AAAAAACGCAGTGAGATTCCTTGTTATTGGGAAAATCAGCCAGTGGGATGTCAGAAACTAAACTGTGCTTTTCATCACAACAGAGGACGTTTTGTTGATGGCCTTTTCCTACCTCCAAGCAAAA CTGTGTTGCCCACTGTGCCTGAGTCACCAGAAGAGGAAGTGAAGGCTAGCCAGCTCACAGTTCAGCAGAGCAAATTATCTGTCCAGTCTAATCCCTCTCCTCAACTGCGAAGTATTATGAAAGTCGAAAGTTCAGAAAATGTTCCTAGCCCTACACACCCACCAGTGGTAATCAACGCTGCGGATGATGACGAAGACGATGATG ATCAGTTTTCTGAGGAAGGTGATGAAACCAAAACACCTACCCTGCAACCAACTCCTGAAGTTCATAATGGATTACGAGTGGCTTCTGCCCGGAAACCTGGGGTCAATTTAAAACAAG GTGAATGTTTGAATTTTGGGATAAAAACTCTTGAAGaaattaaatcaaagaaaatgaaggaaaaatcaaAGAAGCAAGGTG AAGGTTCTTCAGGAGTTTCCAGTCTTTTACTCCAACCACAGACCATTCCAGGTCCTGAAAAAGAGAATGTCCGGACTGTGGTGAGGACAGTAACTCTGTCCAACAAACAAG GAGAAGAACCTTTGGTAAGATTGAGTCTAACCGAGAGACTGGGGAAACACAAATTTTCAGGAG GTTGCGACGGTGATCCTCCATTAAAGCATAGCCTTGCACAAAGGCTAGGGAAGAAAGTTGAAGCTCCAGAGACTGACACTGACAGAACACCAAAGAAAG ttcaaGTTTCCAAGTCTCTGAAGGAGCGATTAGGCATGTCAGCTGCTCTAAACAATGAGGAGGCAGCAG CAGAGAGAATTACTAAAGTTGCTGAGATCCACGTGAAGACATTAGAAGAAATTCTTCTCGAAAGAGCCAGTCAAAAACGTGGAGAATTGCACACTAAACTCAAGACAGAAGGACCTTCAAAAGTTGATGATTCTACAACAGGAACAAGAACCTCCTCCACTGTCCGCATCAAAACGTTCTCTGAGGTCTTGGCTGAAAAGAAACACCGgcagcaggaagcagagagacaaaaaagcaaaaaggacGTAACCTGCATCAAGCTAAAGActgataatgaaattaaaaaaacagtggTTTTGCCACCTGTAGTAGTCAGCAGAGGACAGTCAGAGGAACCTGCAGGTAGAGCGAAGTCTATGCAGGAAGTGCATATCAAGACGCTGGAGGAAATTAAACTGGAGAAGGCTCTGAGGGTGCAGCAGAGTTCTGAGAGCAGAACCAGCTCCCAGCCTCAGCCTGAGGCCACCCTGGGGGCAAGACGGCTTCTCCAGATCACTAAAAGAACAG GtataaaagaagagaggaaacttAAAGAAGAAAGTGTTGTTGCTTCTCAGAGCAGTGTTACTAGAACAGAGGCTAAAGAG acttcagatgagaccacagcaGTTGACATCACTAAAATTCAAGTCAAGAGATGTGAGACAGTGAGAGAAAAGCATGTGCAGAAACTGTCGGAGAAGGGAACCTCACAGAAGGAAAAATCAGTTTTGACACTCCTTCGGGGAGATTTAGACACTTGCAACACCCAGTTAGCAGAGAAACCAGTGCTCGCTACCATGCCAGACATCACACGGCTCCTGACTAAACGGCCTCATTCAAAGATATCCCAGAAGACAGAGGTGGAAACCTCAGGGATTGGGCACTCAAAACTGAATGTGAAAGGTGCAACACAGACCTTGGAAAAAAGGG CTAAACCTAAAATGAATGTGAAGCCATCTGTGGCTAAAGTTGTCTCATCACACAAAGTGGCCCAAAAACGCAGGGCAGTGGAGGCCCACTCTGCTGTCATTGCATCTGTGAAACCACTCACCTCCAGCAGTGTCCTGCAGAAAAGCCCAGCCAAAAAAGCAGCTGTG GCTGTTGTCCCACTTCTCTCTGAAGACAAATCAGTCACTGTGCCTGAGACAGAAAAACCTAGAGACAG ttttgtgCTGCCTCCAACCCAGTCCTCTTCAGATCCTTCCCCACCAGAAGTATCTGGCCCTTCCTCATCCCAGGTGGCCACAAAAACTCGCCGACTCAGCTCTGCCTCAACAGGAAAGCCGCTACTGTCTATGGAGGATGATTTTGAGAAATTAATATGGGAGATTTCAGGAGGCAAATTAGAAGCTGAGATTGACCTGGATCCTGGGAAGGATGAAGATGACCTTCTGCTTGAGCTATCAGAAATGATTGATAGCTGA
- the ZC3H11A gene encoding zinc finger CCCH domain-containing protein 11A isoform X4, protein MPNQGEDCYFFFYSTCTKGDSCPFRHCEAALGNETVCTLWQEGRCFRQVCRFRHMEIDKKRSEIPCYWENQPVGCQKLNCAFHHNRGRFVDGLFLPPSKTVLPTVPESPEEEVKASQLTVQQSKLSVQSNPSPQLRSIMKVESSENVPSPTHPPVVINAADDDEDDDDQFSEEGDETKTPTLQPTPEVHNGLRVASARKPGVNLKQGECLNFGIKTLEEIKSKKMKEKSKKQGEGSSGVSSLLLQPQTIPGPEKENVRTVVRTVTLSNKQGEEPLVRLSLTERLGKHKFSGGCDGDPPLKHSLAQRLGKKVEAPETDTDRTPKKVQVSKSLKERLGMSAALNNEEAAAERITKVAEIHVKTLEEILLERASQKRGELHTKLKTEGPSKVDDSTTGTRTSSTVRIKTFSEVLAEKKHRQQEAERQKSKKDVTCIKLKTDNEIKKTVVLPPVVVSRGQSEEPAGRAKSMQEVHIKTLEEIKLEKALRVQQSSESRTSSQPQPEATLGARRLLQITKRTGIKEERKLKEESVVASQSSVTRTEAKETSDETTAVDITKIQVKRCETVREKHVQKLSEKGTSQKEKSVLTLLRGDLDTCNTQLAEKPVLATMPDITRLLTKRPHSKISQKTEVETSGIGHSKLNVKGATQTLEKRGKAKPKMNVKPSVAKVVSSHKVAQKRRAVEAHSAVIASVKPLTSSSVLQKSPAKKAAVAVVPLLSEDKSVTVPETEKPRDSFVLPPTQSSSDPSPPEVSGPSSSQVATKTRRLSSASTGKPLLSMEDDFEKLIWEISGGKLEAEIDLDPGKDEDDLLLELSEMIDS, encoded by the exons ATGCCTAATCAAGGCGAagactgctatttttttttctattctacatGTACTAAA GGTGACAGTTGTCCATTCCGTCACTGTGAAGCTGCATTAGGAAATGAAACTGTTTGCACATTATGGCAGGAAGGGCGCTGTTTTCGACAGGTGTGCAGGTTTCGGCACATGGAGATTGAT AAAAAACGCAGTGAGATTCCTTGTTATTGGGAAAATCAGCCAGTGGGATGTCAGAAACTAAACTGTGCTTTTCATCACAACAGAGGACGTTTTGTTGATGGCCTTTTCCTACCTCCAAGCAAAA CTGTGTTGCCCACTGTGCCTGAGTCACCAGAAGAGGAAGTGAAGGCTAGCCAGCTCACAGTTCAGCAGAGCAAATTATCTGTCCAGTCTAATCCCTCTCCTCAACTGCGAAGTATTATGAAAGTCGAAAGTTCAGAAAATGTTCCTAGCCCTACACACCCACCAGTGGTAATCAACGCTGCGGATGATGACGAAGACGATGATG ATCAGTTTTCTGAGGAAGGTGATGAAACCAAAACACCTACCCTGCAACCAACTCCTGAAGTTCATAATGGATTACGAGTGGCTTCTGCCCGGAAACCTGGGGTCAATTTAAAACAAG GTGAATGTTTGAATTTTGGGATAAAAACTCTTGAAGaaattaaatcaaagaaaatgaaggaaaaatcaaAGAAGCAAGGTG AAGGTTCTTCAGGAGTTTCCAGTCTTTTACTCCAACCACAGACCATTCCAGGTCCTGAAAAAGAGAATGTCCGGACTGTGGTGAGGACAGTAACTCTGTCCAACAAACAAG GAGAAGAACCTTTGGTAAGATTGAGTCTAACCGAGAGACTGGGGAAACACAAATTTTCAGGAG GTTGCGACGGTGATCCTCCATTAAAGCATAGCCTTGCACAAAGGCTAGGGAAGAAAGTTGAAGCTCCAGAGACTGACACTGACAGAACACCAAAGAAAG ttcaaGTTTCCAAGTCTCTGAAGGAGCGATTAGGCATGTCAGCTGCTCTAAACAATGAGGAGGCAGCAG CAGAGAGAATTACTAAAGTTGCTGAGATCCACGTGAAGACATTAGAAGAAATTCTTCTCGAAAGAGCCAGTCAAAAACGTGGAGAATTGCACACTAAACTCAAGACAGAAGGACCTTCAAAAGTTGATGATTCTACAACAGGAACAAGAACCTCCTCCACTGTCCGCATCAAAACGTTCTCTGAGGTCTTGGCTGAAAAGAAACACCGgcagcaggaagcagagagacaaaaaagcaaaaaggacGTAACCTGCATCAAGCTAAAGActgataatgaaattaaaaaaacagtggTTTTGCCACCTGTAGTAGTCAGCAGAGGACAGTCAGAGGAACCTGCAGGTAGAGCGAAGTCTATGCAGGAAGTGCATATCAAGACGCTGGAGGAAATTAAACTGGAGAAGGCTCTGAGGGTGCAGCAGAGTTCTGAGAGCAGAACCAGCTCCCAGCCTCAGCCTGAGGCCACCCTGGGGGCAAGACGGCTTCTCCAGATCACTAAAAGAACAG GtataaaagaagagaggaaacttAAAGAAGAAAGTGTTGTTGCTTCTCAGAGCAGTGTTACTAGAACAGAGGCTAAAGAG acttcagatgagaccacagcaGTTGACATCACTAAAATTCAAGTCAAGAGATGTGAGACAGTGAGAGAAAAGCATGTGCAGAAACTGTCGGAGAAGGGAACCTCACAGAAGGAAAAATCAGTTTTGACACTCCTTCGGGGAGATTTAGACACTTGCAACACCCAGTTAGCAGAGAAACCAGTGCTCGCTACCATGCCAGACATCACACGGCTCCTGACTAAACGGCCTCATTCAAAGATATCCCAGAAGACAGAGGTGGAAACCTCAGGGATTGGGCACTCAAAACTGAATGTGAAAGGTGCAACACAGACCTTGGAAAAAAGGGGTAAAG CTAAACCTAAAATGAATGTGAAGCCATCTGTGGCTAAAGTTGTCTCATCACACAAAGTGGCCCAAAAACGCAGGGCAGTGGAGGCCCACTCTGCTGTCATTGCATCTGTGAAACCACTCACCTCCAGCAGTGTCCTGCAGAAAAGCCCAGCCAAAAAAGCAGCTGTG GCTGTTGTCCCACTTCTCTCTGAAGACAAATCAGTCACTGTGCCTGAGACAGAAAAACCTAGAGACAG ttttgtgCTGCCTCCAACCCAGTCCTCTTCAGATCCTTCCCCACCAGAAGTATCTGGCCCTTCCTCATCCCAGGTGGCCACAAAAACTCGCCGACTCAGCTCTGCCTCAACAGGAAAGCCGCTACTGTCTATGGAGGATGATTTTGAGAAATTAATATGGGAGATTTCAGGAGGCAAATTAGAAGCTGAGATTGACCTGGATCCTGGGAAGGATGAAGATGACCTTCTGCTTGAGCTATCAGAAATGATTGATAGCTGA